The Pagrus major chromosome 5, Pma_NU_1.0 genomic sequence GCCCCATTGATTATGTGGCCTAAAGTGATGTGTGTTTTAACTTGCCCTGTGTCCTCCTCAGATGTCATGCTCCTGCTCCTGATTCTTCATTACAACGGCAGCCTGCGGCAGAGCCTCATCTATACCGTGGTGTATCCTTTCATCTGTTTCAGACAGCCCTGGATGTGAAAGTGTTCATTCAGTGTTGAAGAGAATCAATGAACCATTGGCCTTTTGTTGATACCCTTTTTAGTATGTCACGTGTTATTGCCTTAATATAATGTGTTCAGGTTCGTCGGGGGTTGGAGGCTCCTCACTGTGGAGAAGTGGATCATCGATTCGGCAATGGTAATAAATCAGTTCTACAATCAAATgtcagagagaaaggaaagagatGACATGTCATCAGTCAGGTGTAATGAGGTGCAGATTTGAACAGAAAGTTATCCAGACCTCATTGCACCTGGTGCATCTCATGAAGACACCCAGACCTTATAAATGCCAAATAGTCTTGTTGGTTAATATGATGAATGTGTCTGATGGCATTTTTGCATATAAAAAGGTGAGAGCAGTTATCCCCATTTACTTTCCCCGAAAAGTTTAcctttttgtttagtttttttacgGTTACAGAAATTGTTTCAAACTTGTGGCTCTTTTGAAATGAAGCTGAATTGTAGAGTTAAACTGGTCATGAAGTCGTGTGAATGTGCAGAAACTCTGGAGACCAGATCTGTATCCTTTCTAACCTCAACTCTCTTCTCAGAGCTTGTGCACATTCATCAGTGCAGCCAGTAAATTTGCCCAACTGCAATGCCTGTGGAGGTCTAAGGATGCTGGACAGGTTAGCGCCCTCTCCTGGGGTATGGCTACCTACACCTGTATGGGTGAGTATCATGTCATGTACATACAaggacagttactgtatatggtatgtttatctttattcttatagtttttattatattttttattcaaattgttattGTAATATCTCcttattattgtctctatttgttgagacttactcttgtgctgctacttatttccctctgtactgctgttACCTGCAAATTTCTTccaagggggatcaataaaggaacatcttatcttatcttatcgtATGTACTGGACATGAAGACACAGTAGTCCTCTGTGTGTTGTACAATTAAGCTTTCCCAGTTTCTTTAAATTGCTGAATTTCTTCAAGTGATCAAGCTAATCTGAAAGAATTATCttgctagctaatgttgctgTGTAGTATTTCTCAACCGTTGTTGTGAAAGCCCAATACTGATCCCTCACAACAGGAGCAACTTCTCTTTTCTATCTAATGTCCAAATTGCAATATTTACtctcattttatttctgtctttctctccgtcCAGTGGGTTTCTGGAGCTTAAACACTGCAACAACTGAAAATGACGCTAAAACAAGCAGTgacagtgaaccaaaacagttgTTGCTGGCTTGAAAACCCAAAACAATGggctaaaagatgctaaaaagcTGCTTAAACCAGAGGAACTACAGAATAGTTATAATTCTCTATGGGCTCAGACTTCTTTTCACTTGTACACATccttattttatacattatttttGATCGTAGCAGCTTTAAATTTGACTACTTAATGCCACCTCACCTGAATTTTGGCAGGTTCTGAAAGCTTGTAATCACTGTCTGATCTCTATATATAATTGAGTTAAATCTTTGGAAAATTTCTCATTGGAATCAATTAGTTCAGATTAATGAAGTCTTATAAATACCCAGAGTAGTCTTGAACTGTGATACGTTAATTATACATCAAAAAGGTTAGATCTCCACACTTCATACAAAGGCCAATATAATTCGTCTTATCTGTCACACTTTCATGTTTACTATAATAAATTCAGAAATGCTTCACAAATTAACGAGCCTTTTTCTCCTCCCTAAAGAACTGTTACTGTAATGTTTCAATTCATGAATATGTGTAACACTATTTAGTCTGCTCCTTATTTAATGAATTAGCAATTCCACACTTCATCAATTAAATATTAGATGCTCTGTTGGATAATGAGGATGTCATTAACTCTGCTTCCTCTTTGTTTCAGCACGGATTTACACCACCACAGTGACAACTGGAGACACACAGGGTAAGTCAGAATCACAAATGACTGCGGTATTGGTAGTAGGCCAGATAGGATTATTTTATTAGCCCTATAAACATTTCAGAAGGAACTCTTTATAAAgatttgttttctaaaaaacTAACATCATAGTTTTACATAAGGATTTTTTGTGGTCTGGTGCTTTGTTATGAGGAAACATGGTGATTACCAAGAGCGAAGCCTTTGGGTGCTCAGTCAGTTGTACCCACTATGTGAATTGTCAAAATTGATGCCTGTGTTCCCCTGAGGCAAATTTTGTTTCGGAAAATAAGCTTTTAAAACCCTTATTTGGAATCAGATCCGCAGCTTTTACATCCTTTCAAGGGAGAAAATGTTGAGATGAGAAAAGTTTCTATCAAAGCATGGATGGACTATGCACTAACAGGCTCCTGAGCACATACATATAAAAGGCACCCACACCTCTCCTACATAGGAGCAGGACCCCTGgatctctttgtggtcattttgtgtctctttgtagtggtgtttgtctctgtagtttgttgcttctctttgcagttgttttgcgtctctttgtagttgtatTGCATCTAATTATAATCGTTTTATTGTCTTTGAAGtcattttgtggttgttttgcataTCTTTAAACTTGCTGAGTCTTAACAGTTGTTTTGCATCTGTGTGGTTATTCTGTCTTTAAAATTGTTTCAAGTCAATTTTGTCtcttttaagtcattttagagttgttttacatctctttaaagatgttttgtgtgtctttgtagttgttttgagtcacTGTGGTTGTTCTGCACCTcattgtagttgttttgtatctctttgaAGTCATTCTGATTCATGTGTGGCTGTTTTGCATCTTATGTATTCGATCAGGATCTACCTGCttttaacataaaatgtaaacagtcaCTTCAAACAGGCTCTGGCCCGGGGCCCCCCTGACCCCTTGGGCACCTCCACTTGTGCAGGTATCCATCCATGCATCCAAAGGCAAAATATTTTTAGACAACTATTAAGAAACTAGACACAAATATTTAATCAGTATTGTTAAGCCAATCTTGTCAGAATAAAAGGGGAAGTAAGTCAGGCTGTTGAAAGTGAATTGATAATAGCCAATAGTCAGGTGAAATAAGTAGTGCAATAGACCTTTAATGGGGTGAACATGTCAAAATAAGTGATTTTCAACTGTTTGAAAATAAGTAGATTTTCTGCAGAAGAGTGGGTGTCTCATAATTTCATATAGAGAATATAACGGTACCAATATAAGGTATTGACAAGAGAGGCAGGTATAACTATATTGATCGTGTGTCTGAATCATTACTAAGTTAACATGTATTAATTATGCATCTATcttaaaactaataaaaatcTCTCTTTGTCACAGTTTTAGTGAGGTTCATCGTCATGACTTCGCTCAACATGTGGGTG encodes the following:
- the slc66a3 gene encoding solute carrier family 66 member 3; the encoded protein is MQSDTLLHVANFSTLFVCMVLKFPQIFVLMRAKSAAGVSLNSLLLELVGFIVFVTYQMYYDYPPPTYLEYPILIAQDVMLLLLILHYNGSLRQSLIYTVVFVGGWRLLTVEKWIIDSAMSLCTFISAASKFAQLQCLWRSKDAGQVSALSWGMATYTCMARIYTTTVTTGDTQVLVRFIVMTSLNMWVLLTVLYYQRQSSRSKKEE